Genomic window (Zingiber officinale cultivar Zhangliang chromosome 2B, Zo_v1.1, whole genome shotgun sequence):
ATTAGTCTGTCTCAAATTacctaaaaaatataattttaatttgtttataaattcatttatAATTCGGTTTATAAATTCTGTctcaaattttgttttaaactcaTTATTAATTCGTctcaaataacatattaaatataattttaatctgtttataaatctgtttataattttatttataaatctatatatagcttcatttttaaatttatcattaaatttacattattatttatatttatcatCTACATGATACATTTAACATGCACACAttccaaataaatttaaaaattttaaaacaattaatttctaatgcaaaagtatcataaaattaatattgaaataaGTAAATATTCACATCATCTAAATACATTTAACCATTAATCAAAGATAACATCAATATTTAATCTTTATTTCGCTTATCGCGGCGCTCACGGGGACCAGATCCTCCTGGATATAAATGATTTGTATATCCCGCCTCTTAAATCATTTTACGAACCATCTCTtttagattttcttctctttgcatACCTTCCTCGATAAGTTGTTCTTCCCTCTGTCTATTTTCTTTGATAACGAGTTCCAATTTATTTTTGCTTTCAGTAATTTCTTCCTCCATCCTCTTGCTAATAGCACACATGTCTTCAATTTCTTGAGATAATTCCTTGTTCTTCTCATGAGAGCACATTTCAATGGAATTCCCATTGTATGATCTTCTAAAATGTTGATTGCGTCCAAATCCGTACACCCTCCCCTTACATGGGTCGCCCACCACATCACACCATGATTTGAGATTGAATGAAGGTCGAGTAGACTGATCATCAACATTTTGTCTCTCTTTATATTGTTCCTGTCCATATTACAAGAGCTTATATTAGTTTAACAAATATAAAAACCAACAAGTAAGAATTAATATaagctaaaagaaaattaatgaataattaattatgTTGACTTACACTAACTCGAGCTGATTTGTTATCCACAAACTCTCCAATACCttgctttcttttatgcattcGTTCAAAAACCTCAAATTCATCCACATTTCGTCCCAAATCTTTTTTCTACAATCATATATAATACATGtcaatataaaataaaacaaatgaaATACATTGAATTTATATCTAAATgtcaaatatataataaatttatcgAATGTGTAAATTAATGGAATAAACATGTTAGAAAAGGAGAGTTACCATTCTCTCACGGTGTGATCCAAAAGAAATTGAATCCCCAGTATGCTTGGTAGTAGACTCATCCGTCGCTGTCATTTTATTCTTCCATGCAATTTCACATTTAATCTTGTGATCTTCTTTATTCCGATGAATTTTAACCAAGTCATTCCATATATTAGCTTCCATCCAATCAGGTCCTCTACCTATCATATCTAATATGTCTGGTTTCCTTCATAAATCTTCTTGTGCAGATGATAATGCTACTTAGCCAAATGAATGGATGCCCTGTATCTCTCACTTGAATTTTCATTCCATACCTTTTTCATTTCTCTGTCGGTAAAATTATCTCAATTATATCTCAACTGcatcaaaacaaataaataatcaaTGATTATATATAATATCATATGTGAATAAATAATCAATGGCTGctctaattaaaaaatatattacttACCTTAAAATTTTTCCAAAGTAAATCTTTAATATCATTAGACACCTTTTTCCACGTTGGCCATACTCCTTTAatcactccttttatatcatttgTAATTTCACGAGGAACCTCATTTTCGACAAATCTAAAGATAACAAAATTAAGAATATTATaacaacaaaattaatttaatacaaAAGTATcaaaacttaataaatttaaaaggtcATATGACTTACTTATTCATAACCACATTTATTTGAGTCCGTTCATCAATATTGGTTGGAATTTGAGACCCGTGATTAGGTCCTCTTCGTCAAACTACTGATGAACTATCTTCTTCGCATCTTGCATCATTAATCACGTTATCATCTGAAATTTGTCTTCCCACCTCATCCTATGACCAAGGAGAACCAGGAGAACATGAGTGGAGACAATGGACTTGTGATAGACTTTGCTGGTGAAGCAATTAACTCATACTTTCTCTACGATTGAATAACATCAAACAATCAGACAGATTGCGATAAATTAGAAGCATATTGCTGCATAACCATACCTTTGTTCCACACATGTTAATAGCGCCTCCAGATAAGCTTCCACTACCAACTATACTTTCACTGTCATTAACAAACATTCACTCATCTAGCTAAGGATTGCATCTTCATAATCTTTCTCTAAGATAAATATACTTGACTTTAATGACTTTTCCTCCAAGAGGTTATCAAAATAAGTCAAGCCATCTATAACATAGAAATAACTATTATGACACAAATATTAGAAAGTGTATGAAGTAAAAGAGCAGTAAAGATGGCTTAAGACCTGTGTCGATATAAGCCAGACATTCATTCCTTGCATTTGAAGCTTCTTGTggtttttttttcaatatgccCACATCAAGTTATTTGTCATTTCCATTACTCCTCGCAGTTTTCCCTCTGAGGCATCATATTTTCTAGCATAGAGAAGCTAAAAGGTTGACTCCCTTATCTGACCGTTTAGCTGAAAATGGAATGCCATATTAGCAATCACAACTAAGATGAGAAACAATATACAAATAATTGACTCACAATACtggaaacaaaaaaaaaggtACAGGATGTAATTACCAAAGATTGGTGAGTCTTGAATACTAAATTTCCTGATATGCTTGGGCTAATGGAGAATAAGTATAGCCTACATGGGAAAAAACAGTAATAAGGAGCTTTGGAAGTGAAGAAAATGTTTCTACAATAAAATACACTGGCATAGAAGTTTGAAATATATGTTCCACAGACTAACCAGTATAGAAACTAGTCCATTAGTACATGCCACAAGATCCTTGAAGCGTCCAAGTGCATATATGCAGAGAGCTAAAAATCATAGCCATCCAAATCGATGGTAGTCAGAAATATAACCCTTTTCACAAGCAGAAATTGTTGAATCATGACCATTGCTTGTATCAGTTTGCATGAATAACTCTTGGTATGATGGTTTATACTTTATAGTACCTGATCCATCTCATCATGATAAGTTTACTTGAGATTATATAGTTAACATACAATAATTACAACTATGCCAATCTCAATCTAGAATTAGATTATATAAGAAACAAGAACATAAAAAATCAAGTTTTGTTACTGCTTCAATTGGATGACAACTTGTATGCACAGCAAGAAAACAACAATATTAAAACATTGTTATAATAATATCTTGTTGAAAAaacaattttattaataaaacaataaataaaaaaacatgacCAAGGCCACGGCAGGAGAAAGACAGCAGCCAAGACGACCAAGGCAACCAATGTGGTGGCTGCGGTAGTGCCAA
Coding sequences:
- the LOC122048356 gene encoding uncharacterized protein LOC122048356, which encodes MEANIWNDLVKIHRNKEDHKIKCEIAWKNKMTATDESTTKHTGDSISFGSHRERMKKDLGRNVDEFEVFERMHKRKQGIGEFVDNKSARVSEQYKERQNVDDQSTRPSFNLKSWCDVVGDPCKGRVYGFGRNQHFRRSYNGNSIEMCSHEKNKELSQEIEDMCAISKRMEEEITESKNKLELVIKENRQREEQLIEEGMQREENLKEMVRKMI